A part of Acidimicrobiales bacterium genomic DNA contains:
- a CDS encoding NAD(P)-dependent alcohol dehydrogenase: MKAIVHHAYGPPDEVLALQDVDEPAVERDELLLRVHAAGVNPGDWYVLWGTPYVLRAASGLVRPRHQVLGLAVAGTVESVGRDVSRFRPGDEVYAEVPRGGFAEYARVPVDAAAPTPANVGFEQAAAVPVVGVTALQALRDVAQVQPGQQVLITGASGGVGTFAVQVAKTLGAEVTGVCSTASADLVESIGADHVVDYTRQDFTRGGQTYDLILDNVGNRSLSELRRALVPGGMLIPNSNRGGRWIGGYVRRATHALVVSPFVRQRLRPFSASGKGEDLATLTELVEAGKVTPVIDRTYALSRTAEALGYYGQGHARGKVVIAVRAADRGADKTWGTGDERAAPLEPQTRRRT; encoded by the coding sequence ATGAAGGCGATCGTCCACCACGCGTACGGGCCGCCGGATGAGGTGCTGGCATTGCAGGACGTCGACGAGCCGGCCGTCGAGCGCGACGAGCTGCTGCTGCGGGTCCACGCCGCAGGGGTGAACCCCGGTGACTGGTACGTGCTGTGGGGCACGCCCTACGTCCTGCGCGCGGCGAGTGGGCTGGTGAGACCGAGACACCAGGTGTTGGGACTGGCCGTGGCCGGCACGGTCGAGTCGGTCGGCCGTGACGTGAGCCGGTTCCGGCCGGGTGACGAGGTCTACGCCGAAGTGCCCCGTGGTGGCTTCGCCGAGTACGCGCGGGTGCCGGTCGACGCCGCCGCGCCCACGCCGGCCAACGTGGGCTTCGAGCAGGCGGCGGCGGTCCCCGTCGTCGGCGTCACCGCCCTGCAGGCGCTGCGCGACGTCGCTCAGGTGCAACCCGGCCAGCAGGTCCTGATCACGGGGGCGTCCGGGGGTGTCGGCACGTTCGCCGTGCAGGTCGCCAAGACCCTCGGCGCCGAGGTGACCGGCGTGTGCAGCACCGCCAGTGCGGACCTGGTCGAATCGATCGGCGCCGATCACGTCGTCGACTACACCCGCCAGGACTTCACCCGCGGCGGACAGACCTACGACCTCATCCTCGACAACGTGGGCAACCGTTCCCTGTCGGAGCTCAGGCGGGCGCTGGTCCCCGGCGGGATGCTCATCCCCAACAGCAACAGGGGCGGTCGCTGGATCGGCGGCTACGTCCGGCGGGCCACCCACGCGCTCGTGGTGTCGCCGTTCGTGCGCCAACGGCTCCGCCCCTTCTCGGCGAGCGGCAAGGGCGAGGACCTGGCCACCCTGACCGAGCTCGTCGAGGCCGGGAAGGTGACTCCGGTGATCGACCGGACCTACGCGCTCAGCCGGACGGCAGAGGCGCTCGGCTACTACGGGCAGGGCCACGCCAGAGGCAAGGTCGTGATCGCCGTCCGAGCCGCGGACCGTGGCGCCGACAAGACGTGGGGGACCGGTGACGAGCGAGCAGCACCGCTCGAACCGCAGACGAGGAGGCGCACATGA
- a CDS encoding DUF2071 domain-containing protein, translating to MVLLPRRRPGAAGGCGPVDDHLPYCLARADHGRVGDIVTSRVQRCWPRKHAGATTGVAVQTGRRVDQSDSFVTFLTARWGLLSASRRGRLWYAPVEHPAWSLHEAHVHHLDDHLVGAAGLPAPSDRPHVLWAPGVDVRVGRPTRLPRSH from the coding sequence GTGGTTCTTCTCCCTCGACGTCGACCGGGTGCTGCCGGTGGCTGTGGCCCGGTCGACGACCACCTGCCGTACTGCCTGGCCCGAGCCGACCATGGCCGCGTCGGCGACATCGTGACGAGCCGGGTGCAGCGGTGCTGGCCGCGCAAGCATGCTGGTGCGACGACGGGCGTGGCCGTGCAGACCGGTCGACGCGTCGACCAGTCCGACTCCTTCGTCACCTTCCTCACCGCTCGGTGGGGTCTGCTGTCGGCCTCTCGCCGGGGCCGTCTCTGGTATGCGCCCGTCGAGCATCCGGCGTGGTCGCTGCATGAAGCCCACGTCCACCATCTCGACGACCACCTGGTCGGCGCCGCCGGCCTGCCCGCTCCGAGCGACCGTCCTCACGTGCTGTGGGCTCCCGGCGTGGACGTCCGGGTCGGCCGGCCCACCCGCCTCCCGAGGAGCCACTGA
- a CDS encoding flavodoxin → MRAVVVYESMFGSTHVVADRIAEGLRETHEVLVVPVGDATAEVLVGIDLLVVGGPTHMHGMSSHRSRSMAVDMAAEPDSDLELDPDAEGEGLRDWFHHLPKLEGVRGAAFDTRLASVALVMSGQASKGIARRLRHHGAVLVAEPESFSIDDDNHLVESEEDRARAWGASLVASG, encoded by the coding sequence ATGCGGGCGGTCGTCGTGTACGAGTCGATGTTCGGCAGCACCCACGTGGTGGCCGACCGGATCGCCGAGGGCCTGCGGGAGACCCATGAGGTACTGGTGGTCCCCGTCGGCGACGCCACCGCCGAGGTGCTCGTCGGCATCGACCTGTTGGTCGTGGGTGGCCCGACCCACATGCACGGGATGAGCAGCCACCGGAGCCGCTCGATGGCCGTCGACATGGCGGCCGAACCGGACAGCGACCTCGAGCTGGACCCCGACGCCGAGGGTGAGGGCCTCCGCGACTGGTTCCACCACCTCCCGAAGCTCGAGGGCGTGCGTGGGGCGGCGTTCGACACCCGGCTGGCTTCGGTCGCGCTTGTGATGTCAGGGCAAGCGTCGAAGGGCATCGCGCGCCGCCTGCGTCACCACGGCGCGGTCCTCGTGGCCGAGCCGGAGAGCTTCTCCATCGACGACGACAACCACCTCGTCGAGAGTGAGGAGGACCGGGCCCGCGCGTGGGGTGCCTCGTTGGTCGCCAGCGGCTGA
- a CDS encoding nitroreductase family deazaflavin-dependent oxidoreductase, which produces MTGKPKAPRVPPRWFVTTAWKVHRGLYRLGGGTRFLWPPGGKRGWGALRLTSTGRRSGEPRSVILGYLEEGPTMFTLAMNGWGEGDPAWWLNLQAHPDATVRTVEGERPVRAREAQGEERDRLWARFAQVDEGLDQYAQRRATPTPVVVLEPR; this is translated from the coding sequence ATGACCGGGAAGCCGAAGGCCCCGCGGGTTCCCCCGCGCTGGTTCGTGACGACGGCGTGGAAGGTGCACCGCGGCCTGTACCGGCTCGGCGGCGGCACGAGGTTCCTGTGGCCACCCGGCGGCAAGCGCGGCTGGGGAGCCCTGCGGCTGACGTCGACCGGACGTCGGTCGGGCGAACCACGCAGCGTCATCCTCGGCTACCTCGAGGAAGGCCCCACGATGTTCACCCTCGCGATGAACGGCTGGGGCGAGGGTGATCCCGCCTGGTGGCTCAACCTGCAGGCGCACCCCGACGCCACCGTGCGCACGGTGGAGGGTGAGCGTCCGGTCCGCGCCCGGGAGGCCCAGGGCGAGGAACGAGACAGGCTGTGGGCCCGCTTCGCCCAGGTCGACGAGGGTCTCGACCAGTACGCGCAGCGGCGGGCGACGCCGACCCCGGTCGTCGTCCTGGAGCCCCGCTGA
- a CDS encoding cytidine deaminase: MDITAVIEAAIAAQGRAYAPYSGFLMGAAVLTTDDTIVTGALVENVSLGLAMCAERVALFTSIALGERPKALVLASPRTNGSITFPCGACLQVALELGGREMTVAAVAPDGFVEQAELGVLLPRGPYKG, from the coding sequence ATGGACATCACGGCCGTGATCGAGGCTGCGATTGCAGCGCAGGGTCGTGCCTATGCGCCCTATTCCGGGTTTCTCATGGGAGCGGCGGTGTTGACCACCGACGACACCATCGTGACCGGTGCGCTCGTCGAGAACGTGTCATTGGGGTTGGCGATGTGCGCCGAGCGAGTGGCGCTGTTCACATCGATTGCTCTGGGCGAGCGTCCAAAGGCCCTGGTGCTCGCCTCACCCCGCACGAATGGCTCGATCACCTTCCCTTGTGGCGCCTGTCTTCAGGTCGCGCTCGAGCTGGGGGGCCGCGAGATGACGGTGGCCGCAGTTGCGCCCGATGGCTTCGTCGAGCAGGCCGAGCTCGGCGTGCTGTTGCCGCGAGGCCCCTACAAGGGTTGA
- a CDS encoding DNA starvation/stationary phase protection protein: MKTHNYHWNVTGPMFQTLHLMFETQYNELALAVDLIAERIRALGAPAPGSYREFGALSSITEDTDRPDATEMIRRLVKSQETVVRTARSVFPVVEQAHDEPTADLLTQRMQVHEKTAWMLGSLLA; encoded by the coding sequence CTGAAGACCCACAACTACCACTGGAACGTCACCGGGCCGATGTTCCAGACCCTGCACCTCATGTTCGAGACGCAGTACAACGAGCTCGCCCTCGCCGTCGACCTCATCGCCGAACGCATCCGCGCCCTCGGCGCCCCCGCCCCCGGCAGCTACCGCGAGTTCGGCGCCCTGTCGTCGATCACCGAAGACACCGACCGACCGGACGCGACCGAGATGATCCGGCGCCTCGTCAAGAGCCAGGAGACCGTCGTGCGCACCGCCCGCTCGGTGTTCCCCGTCGTCGAGCAGGCCCACGACGAACCCACCGCCGACCTGCTCACCCAACGCATGCAGGTCCACGAGAAGACCGCCTGGATGCTCGGCAGCCTCCTCGCCTGA
- a CDS encoding FAD-dependent oxidoreductase, with amino-acid sequence MITDGRPAEEPKLNGLQGATQGRTRLESTGEQTDMSQDSPEADHVEGVLVVGGGYAGLHAARAVRRSHVPVTVVDRTGRHDFVTRLAAVAGGTAPIEDASQPLRSFVDRVEVGSVVEIGDGSVTLAGGRTIGADAVVVTAGSSPSRPRVEGIEFAHDLRSAEDALALRRSIGSAPSVVIIGGGATGVQLAGAAAVAHPSLTIHLVEATCRLLAGLPRAFGPGAKRILQSRNVQIHLGHSVERITEHGAVVDATHLEGLVVWAGGFSALAQRYGVPTAEDGRILVDETLCVLGRERTFAAGDIAAHRDVNGDPLPMSAQIAVRAGTAAGRNAVRTVQGEPAEAVDLRQIGWVLDLGGHRGLAQVGPIDLTVGGADLIPPLLHEAIDIKHLLEIGGVQALQYASASVRSLLTCPLPFQPWRKPASVVPAAG; translated from the coding sequence TTGATCACCGATGGTCGGCCGGCCGAGGAGCCGAAGCTGAACGGCCTCCAGGGCGCGACGCAGGGCCGAACCCGCTTGGAGAGCACGGGAGAGCAGACCGACATGAGCCAAGACAGTCCAGAAGCCGACCACGTCGAGGGCGTGCTGGTCGTCGGCGGCGGGTACGCCGGGCTCCACGCAGCCCGAGCCGTTCGTCGGTCTCACGTACCGGTCACCGTCGTGGATCGCACCGGGCGGCACGATTTCGTGACTCGACTCGCCGCCGTGGCCGGGGGGACCGCCCCGATCGAGGACGCCTCCCAACCCCTTCGGTCATTCGTGGATCGGGTCGAGGTGGGCTCCGTTGTCGAGATCGGGGACGGCTCGGTCACCCTGGCGGGCGGACGCACGATCGGAGCCGACGCAGTCGTCGTCACCGCCGGGTCTTCCCCGTCGAGGCCGCGTGTCGAAGGCATCGAGTTCGCCCACGACCTCCGGTCCGCCGAAGATGCCTTGGCGCTCCGTCGATCGATCGGAAGCGCACCGTCGGTGGTGATCATCGGCGGCGGCGCCACGGGGGTCCAGCTCGCAGGCGCGGCCGCCGTTGCGCACCCGTCGCTCACGATCCACCTGGTGGAGGCCACGTGCCGACTCCTCGCCGGGCTGCCCAGGGCATTCGGCCCCGGCGCGAAGCGGATCCTCCAAAGCCGCAACGTCCAGATCCACCTGGGCCACAGCGTCGAACGGATCACCGAGCACGGCGCCGTCGTCGACGCCACTCACCTCGAAGGTCTGGTGGTCTGGGCCGGTGGCTTCTCAGCACTCGCCCAGCGATACGGCGTGCCGACAGCCGAAGATGGTCGCATCCTCGTGGACGAGACCTTGTGCGTACTCGGCCGCGAGCGCACCTTTGCCGCCGGTGACATCGCCGCCCATCGCGATGTCAACGGTGACCCCCTGCCCATGTCCGCGCAGATCGCCGTCCGGGCCGGCACCGCCGCCGGCCGCAATGCGGTCAGGACGGTGCAGGGCGAGCCGGCCGAAGCGGTCGACCTCCGCCAGATCGGTTGGGTGCTCGACCTCGGTGGACATCGCGGGCTTGCCCAGGTCGGTCCGATCGACCTGACCGTCGGGGGCGCCGATCTGATCCCCCCGCTGCTCCACGAGGCCATCGACATCAAGCACCTCCTGGAGATCGGCGGCGTGCAAGCGTTGCAGTACGCCTCCGCATCAGTCCGTTCGTTGCTCACCTGCCCGCTCCCCTTCCAGCCGTGGCGCAAGCCGGCATCGGTTGTGCCGGCGGCCGGTTGA
- a CDS encoding cryptochrome/photolyase family protein, with translation MLTIWVLGDQLQRGLGALGSARPDTHRVLLVESRAKLASRRWHRQRAHLVITAMRRFAAELAAEGFEVDHRRADTLAAGLVAHRADHRPVRVLATEPASWDGRELLRRLDVELVRTDQFLCHPDDFAAWAGTRRSLKMEDFYRWQRRRLGFLMDGDEPAGGRWNFDTENRERPPRDGRSWPEPVRNELDDLDRHVLAELPGACWGADPDGTWATTRVEARRRLRHAIDEVLPRFGPHEDAMLSSSWHLAHTLLSPYLNLGLLHPREVCDEVEAAYRAGAVPIASAEGLLRQIIGWREYVWGVYWLWMPAYRDLNELAAIRPLPPVFLGAPTRMRCVAHALASVHDHGWAHHIQRLMVLGNLCLLAGVRPRELVEWMWSSFVDGAEWVMLPNVVGMALHADGGRMATKPYAAGGAYIDRMSDYCAGCAYDRKRRTGADACPFTTLYWDFLARHAERLARNPRVVRQVRASQRLTDLDAVRAQAAEVLERLDRAGL, from the coding sequence GTGCTGACGATCTGGGTGCTGGGCGACCAGCTCCAACGTGGACTGGGCGCCCTCGGCTCCGCCCGTCCCGACACCCACCGGGTGCTCCTGGTGGAGAGCCGGGCAAAGCTGGCGTCGCGGCGCTGGCACCGCCAGCGGGCTCACCTGGTGATCACCGCGATGCGCCGGTTCGCCGCCGAGCTGGCCGCAGAGGGCTTCGAGGTGGATCACCGGCGCGCCGACACGCTGGCCGCCGGGCTGGTCGCCCACCGGGCCGACCATCGGCCAGTGCGCGTGCTGGCGACGGAGCCCGCTTCGTGGGACGGTCGGGAGCTGCTTCGACGCTTGGACGTCGAGCTCGTCCGCACCGACCAGTTTCTCTGCCACCCCGACGACTTCGCCGCGTGGGCGGGCACGCGCCGATCCCTGAAGATGGAGGACTTCTACCGGTGGCAGCGCCGCCGGCTCGGCTTCTTGATGGACGGCGACGAGCCGGCCGGGGGTCGGTGGAACTTCGACACGGAGAACCGTGAGCGCCCGCCCCGAGATGGCCGGTCCTGGCCCGAGCCGGTACGGAACGAGTTGGACGACCTCGACCGCCACGTGCTGGCCGAGCTGCCCGGTGCGTGCTGGGGCGCCGATCCCGACGGCACCTGGGCCACGACGCGCGTCGAGGCGCGGCGCCGCTTGCGCCACGCCATCGACGAGGTGCTCCCCCGCTTCGGGCCCCACGAGGATGCGATGCTCAGCTCCAGCTGGCACCTCGCCCACACCCTGCTCTCCCCGTACCTCAACCTGGGGCTGCTCCACCCACGGGAGGTGTGCGACGAGGTGGAGGCCGCCTACCGCGCCGGCGCGGTGCCCATCGCCTCGGCCGAGGGGCTGCTCCGCCAGATCATCGGCTGGCGGGAGTACGTGTGGGGCGTCTACTGGCTGTGGATGCCCGCCTACCGCGACCTCAACGAGCTGGCCGCCATCCGGCCGCTCCCACCGGTGTTCCTCGGGGCGCCCACGCGGATGCGCTGTGTCGCGCACGCGCTGGCCAGCGTGCACGACCACGGCTGGGCCCACCACATCCAACGGCTCATGGTGCTGGGGAACCTCTGCCTGCTGGCCGGGGTGCGCCCCCGCGAGCTGGTGGAGTGGATGTGGAGCAGCTTCGTCGACGGGGCCGAGTGGGTGATGCTCCCCAACGTGGTGGGCATGGCCCTCCACGCCGACGGGGGACGAATGGCCACCAAGCCCTACGCGGCCGGAGGGGCGTACATCGACCGCATGAGCGACTACTGCGCCGGGTGCGCCTACGACCGCAAGCGCCGCACCGGTGCCGACGCCTGCCCGTTCACCACCCTGTACTGGGACTTCCTGGCCCGCCACGCCGAGCGCTTGGCCCGCAACCCGCGAGTGGTGCGACAAGTACGGGCCTCGCAGCGCCTCACCGACCTCGACGCGGTGCGCGCCCAGGCCGCAGAGGTACTGGAGCGGCTCGATCGGGCGGGCCTTTGA
- a CDS encoding nitroreductase family deazaflavin-dependent oxidoreductase, with amino-acid sequence MVKRLLMALGALLVGVVLLLVVFLVGMRTKSPAVQTAVRKLNRRYMNPRQMKTAGTPGAYAGIIRHVGRRSGSEYETPVGPFATEGGFVIALPYGTSPDWLKNVLAAGSATLVTDGRTYEVHRPEIIPLTEVADALPDKERRNLRTFRVEQCLRVRRVEPDEAAEASADAGHGADRPSPPSEE; translated from the coding sequence ATGGTCAAGCGGTTGTTGATGGCGCTGGGCGCCCTGCTCGTCGGGGTGGTCCTCCTGCTGGTCGTCTTCCTGGTCGGGATGCGCACCAAGTCGCCGGCGGTGCAGACCGCGGTCCGCAAGCTCAACCGGCGGTACATGAACCCGAGGCAGATGAAGACGGCCGGGACGCCGGGTGCCTACGCCGGCATCATCCGCCACGTCGGACGACGGTCGGGCAGCGAGTACGAGACCCCGGTCGGGCCCTTCGCCACCGAAGGGGGGTTCGTGATCGCGCTCCCCTACGGCACCAGCCCCGACTGGCTGAAGAACGTGCTCGCCGCCGGGTCCGCGACGCTCGTCACCGACGGCCGGACCTACGAGGTCCACCGGCCCGAGATCATCCCGCTCACCGAGGTCGCCGATGCGCTCCCCGACAAGGAGCGCCGCAACCTCCGCACCTTCCGCGTCGAGCAGTGCCTGCGGGTTCGCAGGGTCGAGCCCGACGAGGCCGCCGAGGCGTCGGCCGACGCCGGGCACGGCGCCGACCGGCCGTCGCCGCCCTCCGAGGAGTGA
- a CDS encoding type II toxin-antitoxin system VapC family toxin: protein MIVVDASVIVTALADDGPDGDTARTRLMHERLIAPHLIDLEVTSAWRRLASAGDLDQRRANLALADLRALRIERVPHTPLLDRCWELRTGLTIYDAAYVALAEALDAVLITLDRRLANAPGPRCPIEILE from the coding sequence GTGATCGTCGTTGACGCCAGCGTCATCGTGACGGCCTTGGCCGACGACGGTCCCGACGGAGACACCGCCAGGACCCGGCTGATGCACGAACGCTTGATCGCCCCCCACCTCATCGACCTCGAGGTCACGTCGGCGTGGCGGCGACTGGCATCGGCCGGCGATCTCGACCAGCGACGCGCCAACCTGGCACTGGCGGACCTCCGAGCCCTGCGGATCGAGCGTGTCCCACACACGCCACTGCTCGACCGGTGCTGGGAGCTGCGCACCGGCCTCACCATCTACGACGCCGCCTATGTCGCACTCGCCGAAGCACTGGATGCCGTGCTGATCACCCTCGACCGCCGCCTCGCCAACGCCCCCGGCCCTCGCTGCCCCATCGAGATCCTGGAGTAG
- a CDS encoding SRPBCC family protein, whose translation MRRLRASRLVAAPQALVWDLLVTVARWPRWGPSVRAVELDTERITLGSRGVVETVVGVRLPFEVTRFEPDRSWSWSVRGVQATDHAVETTATGTRVSFGVPWVAAPYLGVCAVALRRLERLAVQEIGP comes from the coding sequence ATGCGGAGGCTTCGAGCGAGCCGTCTGGTCGCGGCGCCGCAAGCCCTCGTGTGGGACCTGCTCGTGACCGTGGCGCGTTGGCCCAGGTGGGGTCCGTCGGTGCGTGCCGTCGAGCTCGACACCGAGCGGATCACGCTCGGGAGCCGTGGCGTGGTCGAGACCGTGGTCGGCGTCCGGCTCCCGTTCGAGGTCACCCGCTTCGAACCCGACAGATCGTGGTCGTGGTCGGTCCGGGGCGTGCAGGCGACCGACCACGCCGTGGAGACCACCGCCACGGGCACCCGGGTGAGCTTCGGTGTGCCGTGGGTTGCGGCGCCCTACCTCGGTGTCTGCGCGGTGGCGCTGCGGCGCCTCGAGCGGTTGGCCGTGCAGGAGATCGGACCGTGA
- a CDS encoding FUSC family protein, with translation MRHRLRASWLRHDPDAMAARRALRAMLVTTPLFALGGLVLDEPGFALAASFGSFSLLVMADFQGPYRSRAAACVGFTAVGAALMAGGTVVSEHRWAAVASAVVVGFVLRFAAVLGGRISAASTPLLILFALGVLTPGGTDEVTPRVLGVVAAGALGAVALMLVFPAHEQRALRRRMALVCREVSALLAEGDHGGRVDRLQGDLREMQALYARIPNRSNGPSEGGQALSSIIDELSLAFHFVVGAMRRTDPDSRRLRTLLAGQYAACAAALERSGPGPDLAELDEAREAYRVAVQGDEVDGLCRGVDPVRVVRDMHGRLPLRGLSILTVSIAANARRIGGLHVPDGLAVPPDGPVGGPGPAASLRRAWEILGAHVAGGSVWLRTSVQTSLALTLAVVAAQLTDMPHGFWIALGTIGALRSNAIDTGSIAVQAVIGTVLGVLLAGGVVVVLQPGSVGLWIVLPLVIGLAATAPVFGGAVAGQAAFALFVVVLVNLLDPAGWEVGVIRLEAVALGVSIAVVASLLLWPRGAATAFARTVAELCRAASADMASIPPPGGRSRSTRALVTRARRRADVAYEDLLRSRRGKALSGNAGAGLLAAAGTARMGADLLNAFSPEQDAARLRGGLAVLVQARMSASASLGAVADTVSREAVRFVLPLPTIPEAADVLAGATQRGRDETAAAVRTLWAVDWLREVEQAGDRARPAAHEVALLAAQPWWRWHGPPEAAEPSAPAP, from the coding sequence ATGCGGCACCGGCTGCGGGCCTCCTGGCTCCGCCACGACCCCGATGCCATGGCGGCGCGGCGCGCGCTGCGCGCCATGCTCGTCACCACGCCCCTCTTCGCCCTGGGCGGCCTCGTGCTCGACGAGCCCGGCTTCGCCCTGGCAGCCTCGTTCGGCTCGTTCTCGCTGCTCGTGATGGCCGACTTCCAGGGCCCCTACCGCTCGCGCGCCGCGGCCTGCGTCGGCTTCACCGCCGTCGGCGCCGCCCTCATGGCCGGCGGCACCGTGGTGAGCGAGCACCGATGGGCGGCGGTGGCGTCGGCCGTGGTGGTCGGCTTCGTGCTCCGGTTCGCCGCCGTGCTCGGGGGTCGCATCAGCGCGGCATCCACGCCGCTGCTCATCCTCTTCGCCCTCGGCGTGCTCACCCCCGGCGGCACCGACGAGGTGACCCCCCGGGTGCTCGGCGTGGTTGCCGCCGGTGCCCTGGGGGCGGTGGCGCTGATGCTGGTGTTCCCCGCCCACGAGCAGCGCGCCCTGCGCCGGCGCATGGCCCTGGTGTGTCGCGAGGTCAGCGCTCTGCTCGCCGAGGGCGACCACGGCGGCCGCGTGGATCGGCTCCAGGGCGACCTGCGCGAGATGCAGGCCCTGTACGCCCGCATCCCCAACCGCTCCAACGGGCCCAGCGAAGGCGGGCAGGCGCTCAGCTCGATAATCGACGAGCTGTCGCTCGCCTTCCACTTCGTGGTCGGAGCGATGCGGCGCACCGACCCCGACTCGCGGCGGCTCCGCACCCTGCTGGCCGGTCAGTACGCCGCCTGCGCGGCCGCCCTCGAGCGCAGCGGCCCCGGCCCGGACCTGGCCGAGCTGGACGAGGCCCGCGAGGCGTACCGCGTCGCGGTCCAGGGCGACGAGGTGGACGGCCTCTGTCGTGGCGTCGATCCGGTACGGGTCGTGAGGGACATGCACGGGCGCCTGCCCCTCCGCGGCCTCAGCATCCTCACCGTCTCGATCGCCGCCAACGCCCGCCGGATCGGAGGCCTCCACGTGCCCGACGGCCTGGCCGTGCCGCCGGACGGGCCGGTCGGCGGGCCGGGACCCGCCGCCTCGCTGCGGCGGGCGTGGGAGATCCTCGGCGCCCACGTGGCGGGCGGATCGGTGTGGCTGCGCACGAGCGTGCAGACCTCGCTGGCCCTCACGCTCGCCGTGGTCGCCGCCCAGCTCACCGACATGCCCCACGGCTTCTGGATCGCCCTCGGCACGATCGGCGCCCTGCGCTCGAACGCCATCGACACCGGGAGCATCGCCGTCCAGGCCGTGATCGGCACGGTCCTCGGCGTGCTCCTCGCCGGGGGTGTGGTCGTCGTGCTCCAACCAGGCTCGGTCGGCCTCTGGATCGTGCTCCCGCTGGTCATCGGGTTGGCGGCCACCGCCCCGGTGTTCGGCGGGGCCGTGGCCGGGCAGGCCGCCTTCGCCCTGTTCGTGGTCGTGCTCGTGAACCTGCTCGACCCGGCCGGCTGGGAGGTGGGGGTGATCCGCCTCGAGGCCGTCGCCCTCGGCGTGTCGATCGCGGTGGTGGCCAGCCTCCTGCTGTGGCCCCGCGGCGCCGCCACCGCCTTCGCCAGGACGGTCGCCGAGCTCTGCCGGGCCGCCAGCGCCGACATGGCGAGCATCCCCCCGCCGGGCGGTCGCAGCCGCTCCACCCGCGCCCTCGTCACCCGGGCCCGGCGCCGGGCGGACGTGGCTTACGAAGACCTCCTCCGCTCGCGCCGGGGCAAGGCGCTCTCCGGCAACGCGGGTGCCGGGCTGCTCGCCGCGGCGGGCACGGCGCGGATGGGAGCCGACCTGCTGAACGCCTTCTCGCCCGAGCAGGACGCAGCTCGCCTGCGGGGAGGGCTCGCCGTGCTCGTGCAAGCGCGGATGTCGGCCTCGGCGAGCCTCGGCGCGGTGGCGGACACGGTGAGCCGCGAGGCGGTCCGCTTCGTCCTCCCGCTCCCCACGATCCCCGAGGCCGCCGACGTGCTGGCCGGGGCCACCCAGCGCGGGCGGGACGAGACCGCCGCCGCGGTGCGGACCCTCTGGGCCGTGGACTGGCTGCGCGAGGTCGAGCAGGCCGGCGATCGCGCCAGGCCGGCCGCGCACGAGGTGGCGCTCCTCGCCGCGCAGCCGTGGTGGCGGTGGCACGGCCCCCCCGAGGCCGCCGAGCCCAGCGCCCCGGCCCCCTGA
- a CDS encoding SDR family NAD(P)-dependent oxidoreductase, whose product MAVVGASGGLGTPIARTLAQRGAHLVLAGPHIDRLDALAIPGAVAVHVDLRDTAAGDRVAAIALERHGRLDGVVNAAGVVAFGALADTDDVTIEELFLTNVIGPLWLLRRLVPLLAASQGFVLNISAVVAEQPLANMAVYSATKAALTAADRALARELRRSGIHVCDARPPHTETGLASRPLAGQSPPLRTGLHPDLVAARIVTAIEQGETEVASEQFAASP is encoded by the coding sequence GTGGCCGTCGTCGGTGCCAGCGGTGGTCTCGGCACGCCGATCGCTCGCACCCTGGCCCAACGGGGCGCGCACCTCGTGCTGGCCGGGCCACACATCGACCGCCTGGACGCATTGGCCATCCCCGGTGCCGTCGCCGTCCACGTCGATCTCCGCGACACCGCCGCGGGCGACCGGGTGGCCGCGATCGCCCTCGAACGCCATGGCCGGCTCGACGGCGTCGTCAATGCCGCCGGAGTCGTCGCGTTCGGCGCGCTCGCCGACACGGACGACGTGACCATCGAGGAGCTGTTCCTCACCAACGTCATCGGCCCGCTGTGGCTGCTCCGCCGGCTCGTGCCCTTGCTCGCGGCGTCGCAAGGCTTCGTGCTCAACATCAGCGCCGTCGTCGCCGAACAGCCCCTGGCGAACATGGCGGTCTACTCCGCCACGAAGGCGGCGTTGACCGCAGCCGACCGGGCCCTCGCCCGAGAGCTCCGCCGCTCGGGCATCCACGTGTGCGATGCGCGGCCGCCGCACACCGAGACGGGTCTCGCCAGCAGGCCGCTCGCCGGCCAGTCGCCGCCACTGCGCACGGGCCTGCACCCCGACCTCGTCGCTGCCCGCATCGTCACGGCGATCGAGCAGGGCGAGACCGAGGTCGCCTCGGAGCAGTTCGCGGCGAGCCCCTGA